Proteins found in one Planococcus citri chromosome 2, ihPlaCitr1.1, whole genome shotgun sequence genomic segment:
- the LOC135836481 gene encoding seipin-like, with protein MSILIPGVMSFLKAPRVVILNRVEIAKNFLNRAIDHACEHVFRGGMFYLIMMTLVWISIFVYVVFYYAYVPAPMYVRPVHLQVVPCENHTNITYCTYPSAHVRLTRKHQLLMVGQPYKLNVHLEMPESPINQELGMFMVCIQLKDKKGFLSSQACRSNILHFQSELLHRIKIISLSPFYVFGLFEEKQTLVFEVFSSFQEDQYHPITDAYVEVRARNVQIYSASLLINAQMSGIRYFMYHWPATSAVLGISFILCIVFFTITLPYYNRFFVDAVNVRQD; from the exons atgagtaTTCTCATTCCTGGAGTAATGAGTTTTTTGAAAGCTCCTCGTGTCGTGATCTTAAATCGCGTAGAAATCgcgaaaaactttttgaatcgAGCTATCGACCATGCTTGCGAGCATGTTTTCCGAGGAGGGATGTTTTACTTGATTATGATGACTTTGGTATGGATTTCTATTTTCGTTTATGTGGTATTTTATTACGCATATGTTCCCGCTCCGATGTACGTTAGACCAGTTCATCTGCAAGTCGT ACCCTGTGAGAACCATACCAATATCACATATTGCACGTATCCCTCAGCTCATGTCCGGTTAACGAGAAAGCATCAGTTGCTGATGGTCGGACAACCTTATAAACTCAACGTTCATCTTGAGATGCCCGAATCGCCGATTAATCAAGAACTTG GAATGTTCATGGTATGTATCCAGTTGAAAGATAAAAAAGGATTCCTCTCGTCTCAAGCGTGTCGTTCTAATATCCTCCATTTTCAAAGCGAACTCTTGCACCGAATCAAGATCATATCGCTGTCGCCGTTCTACGTATTCGGTCTTTTCGAAGAAAAGCAGACATTGGTGTTCGAAGTATTCTCCAGTTTCCAAGAAGATCAA TATCATCCCATTACCGATGCCTACGTCGAAGTGCGAGCTCGTAATGTGCAAATTTATTCTGCGTCGTTGCTGATCAACGCTCAGATGTCCGGAATACGTTATTTCATGTACCACTGGCCAGCTACCTCTGCTGTTTTGGGAATTTCGTTTATTCTCTGCAtagtttttttcacaatcacGCTGCCATATTATAATCGTTTCTTCGTCGATGCAG tcaacgTTCGACAAGATTAA